One segment of Sphaerodactylus townsendi isolate TG3544 linkage group LG17, MPM_Stown_v2.3, whole genome shotgun sequence DNA contains the following:
- the ALPK3 gene encoding alpha-protein kinase 3, translating to MTPMVFAKGLADSGFWGDKLFGRIMVEDLEVGQGFQRKACRARAIYGLEPVFESGRTGVIKIRNLIAFGGRSENTLMERNYDITIQECKIQNSSREYCKIFAAEARAIPAFGPVPEIIPVYLIYRPANNVPYATMEEDLPGQFERFCGRERDGSLAPASASEVGHKCTAFQHWLYQWTNGNLLVTDLEGVGWKVTNVRIVTRTKGYQGLKDSCCPALLEHFAASHRCNRYCELLALKSLETPQPPAKAKGSRSPISNRKAPSAQASPQLQKKGLASPQPLRKGSVSPKSARRCPEVTESQPPARPKAGDNGKASRTQ from the exons ATGACGCCCATGGTGTTTGCCAAAGGCCTGGCCGACTCCGGCTTCTGGGGGGACAAGCTCTTCGGTCGGATCATGGTGGAGGACCTGGAGGTGGGCCAAGGCTTCCAGAGGAAGGCATGCCGGGCCCGGGCCATTTACGGCCTCGAGCCAGTCTTTGAGTCCGGGCGCACCGGCGTCATCAAAATCCGTAACCTCATTGCCTTCGGGGGGCGCAGCGAGAACACGCTGATGGAGAGGAACTACGACATCACCATCCAG GAATGCAAGATCCAGAATTCGAGCCGGGAGTACTGCAAAATCTTTGCGGCAGAGGCCCGAGCCATCCCTGCCTTTGGGCCTGTGCCCGA AATAATCCCTGTTTACCTGATCTACCGCCCGGCGAACAATGTCCCCTACGCAACCATGGAGGAGGACCTGCCCGGCCAGTTTGAGCGCTTCTGTGGGCGAGAGCGAGACGGCAGCCTGGCTCCAGCCAGCGCCTCCGAGGTCGGGCACAAGTGCACCGCCTTCCAGCACTGGCTATACCAGTGGACGAACGGCAACCTGCTGGTGACGGACTTGGAAG GTGTTGGCTGGAAGGTCACCAACGTGAGGATTGTTACCAGAACCAAAGG GTACCAGGGCCTGAAGGACAGCTGCTGCCCTGCCTTGCTGGAACACTTTGCCGCCTCCCACCGGTGCAACCGTTACTGTGAGCTTCTGGCCCTGAAGAGCCTCGAAACCCCGCAGCCTCCCGCCAAAGCCAAAGGCTCCCGCAGCCCCATCTCCAACAGGAAGGCCCCGTCAGCCCAGGCGAGCCCTCAGCTCCAGAAGAAAGGCTTGGCTAGCCCTCAGCCCCTGCGGAAAGGTTCTGTGAGCCCTAAAAGCGCCCGCAGGTGCCCCGAGGTAACAGAATCCCAGCCACCGGCAAGGCCCAAAGCCGGGGACAACGGCAAGGCCAGCCGGACGCAGTGA